Proteins found in one Panicum hallii strain FIL2 chromosome 4, PHallii_v3.1, whole genome shotgun sequence genomic segment:
- the LOC112889937 gene encoding uncharacterized protein LOC112889937, with product MSSWRFLPKNGVAAGAGEDAYFSGGVALEVTVLSADSLRLPPSYSPLPRRLRPYVTVSSDAPASTCSTAVAAGGAPSGEHSWGDTLVVPVGAEFLEGRADVRVAVLSEATCRLVGATPLGWCGIPAGDVLDGLRPPRALRRLSYSLRCPRRGGAPPAWGHGVVHLAVRVLGLSGDDARTGAPAPAAATTAPVQQGWCRVAMGIPVSGASSAAASAVVGMPLSWGAASR from the coding sequence ATGTCGTCGTGGCGGTTCCTGCCCAAGAAcggcgtcgccgccggcgccggcgaggacgcGTACTTTAGCGGCGGCGTCGCGCTGGAGGTGACCGTCCTGTCGGCGGACTCGCTGCGCCTGCCGCCGTCGtactcgccgctgccgcgccggctGCGGCCGTACGTGACCGTGTCGTCGGACGCGCCCGCGTCGACCTGCAgcacggcggtggcggcgggcggcgcgcccaGCGGCGAGCACTCGTGGGGCGACACGCTAGTGGTCCCCGTGGGCGCGGAGTTCCTGGAGGGCCGCGCCGACGTCCGCGTGGCCGTGCTCTCGGAGGCCACCTGCCGGCTCGTCGGCGCCACGCCGCTGGGGTGGTGCGGCATCCCCGCGGGCGACGTGCTCGACGGCCTCCGCCCGCCACGCGCGCTCCGCCGGCTCAGCTACTCGCTGCGGTGCccgcggcgcgggggcgcgcCCCCCGCGTGGGGCCACGGCGTCGTGCACCTCGCCGTGCGCGTGCTCGGCCTCAGCGGCGACGACGCGCGGACGGGCGCACCGGCGCCTGCCGCGGCCACGACGGCGCCGGTGCAGCAGGGGTGGTGCCGCGTGGCGATGGGCATCCCGGTGTCCGGGGCGTCGTCCGCGGCCGCGTCTGCCGTGGTCGGGATGCCTCTGTCGTGGGGCGCGGCGTCACGgtga
- the LOC112890870 gene encoding V-type proton ATPase subunit e1-like, whose translation MGFWVTTVIFLLAGVVASLFTLLCCNRGPSTNLFHLTLVTTAVICCWMMYAIVYLAQMKPLINPIRSGE comes from the exons ATGGGGTTCTGGGTGACCACGGTCATCTTCCTCCTCGCCGGCGTCGTCGCCTCCCTCTTCACGCTCCTCTGCTGCAACCGCGGGCCATCCACCAACCT ATTCCATTTGACCTTGGTGACTACGGCTGTAATTTGTTGTTGGATGAT GTATGCCATTGTTTACCTTGCTCAGATGAAGCCTTTGATCAACCCCATCCGGAGCGGGGAGTGA